A genomic window from Providencia alcalifaciens includes:
- a CDS encoding phage integrase Arm DNA-binding domain-containing protein — MAARPRKNNVNIPNLYPLFSRKANKVYWRYRHPITGKYHALGDNEAEAREIAIEANNRLAEQRSRQVMAISDRVARIKGKEITVNTWLDRYWVIQEERLADGDIKQNTYKQKRKPVDLMRHSLAMKPLPAVDARDIASILDEYKSNGQHRMAQVIRSVLIDVFKEAQHAGEVPPGYNPALATKQPKRRITRQRLNLEEWQKIFDIADKQHKYLGNAMLLAVITGQRLGDISAMKFSDIWDDHLHITQEKTGSKLAIPLALKSDALNMSLREVVSRCRDRVVSQYLIHYFHTTSQANRGEQVTANTITTNFKKARNKTDINWGEGTPASFHEQRSLSERLYREQGINTKDLLGHKNQQQTDRYNDDRGKDWLLVKL; from the coding sequence ATGGCTGCCCGTCCACGTAAAAATAACGTCAATATCCCTAATCTCTACCCACTATTTAGCAGAAAAGCTAACAAGGTTTATTGGCGTTATCGCCACCCTATAACTGGCAAATATCATGCACTCGGTGACAATGAGGCTGAAGCCCGTGAAATTGCTATTGAAGCTAATAACCGATTAGCGGAACAACGCAGCCGTCAAGTCATGGCAATCAGCGATAGAGTAGCAAGAATTAAAGGTAAAGAGATCACCGTAAATACTTGGCTAGATCGCTACTGGGTAATACAAGAGGAGCGCCTTGCTGACGGTGATATAAAACAAAACACATATAAGCAAAAAAGAAAACCTGTGGACCTAATGCGCCACTCTCTCGCAATGAAGCCTTTGCCAGCAGTTGATGCGAGAGATATCGCATCAATACTCGATGAATATAAATCTAATGGCCAACATCGTATGGCACAAGTTATTCGATCCGTATTAATCGATGTGTTTAAAGAGGCACAACATGCTGGTGAAGTTCCACCAGGGTATAATCCTGCACTCGCCACTAAGCAGCCAAAACGGCGGATCACCCGCCAGCGCTTAAACTTGGAAGAATGGCAAAAAATATTTGATATTGCTGATAAACAACATAAGTATTTAGGCAATGCAATGCTATTAGCGGTAATTACTGGACAACGACTTGGCGATATTTCAGCAATGAAGTTTAGCGATATTTGGGATGACCATTTGCATATCACACAAGAAAAGACCGGGAGTAAATTAGCTATTCCATTAGCGCTAAAATCTGATGCATTAAATATGTCATTGAGAGAAGTTGTTTCAAGATGTCGTGACCGCGTTGTTAGTCAGTATCTGATCCATTATTTCCATACAACTTCTCAAGCAAATCGTGGTGAGCAAGTCACAGCAAATACAATAACAACAAATTTTAAAAAGGCGCGAAATAAAACTGATATTAATTGGGGGGAAGGAACGCCAGCTTCATTTCATGAACAGCGCTCTTTATCTGAAAGGCTATATCGCGAGCAAGGGATAAACACTAAAGATTTGCTGGGTCATAAAAACCAACAGCAAACCGATAGGTATAATGATGATAGAGGTAAAGATTGGTTGCTAGTTAAGCTTTAG
- a CDS encoding DUF2971 domain-containing protein, with translation MRVFKYRAGDDKVFSRDLSSLEQDYFWSPNYGNLNDPCEGLVLTDQVFEQLNVLNNVFANAEQASFISFDSVKEAFRDLIAIKDKSGIYSLSKTFTDELLWAHYANSHYGFCIEYDLDKLCDFESTKYSIFDVIYQNKPPAMNVDSMFASENQNKTLQKLTSVKSKRWQYEEEIRIITPSEGKQYYDFRAVRSIYFGLRMEKKNIRLIMETLQGRGIKYFQMQLKANSYELTHQPIDDLYPTKQKYKYSISPIDEHAIDVQSLDEKWSKYKPYLFKLAEIARREPYCQEVTMVALDTTQSTIDNPIFFAQFKRKEYRHKNIYLTIKEIDDIFALIDDLDENYCSIHPKA, from the coding sequence ATGAGAGTATTTAAGTATAGAGCTGGGGATGATAAGGTGTTTTCAAGGGACTTATCTTCATTAGAACAGGATTATTTTTGGTCTCCTAATTATGGCAACCTAAATGACCCATGTGAAGGTCTAGTACTAACAGACCAAGTCTTTGAACAATTAAATGTTTTAAATAATGTGTTTGCTAATGCAGAACAAGCTTCTTTTATTTCATTTGATTCAGTGAAAGAGGCATTTAGAGATTTAATTGCTATTAAAGATAAGTCTGGAATTTACTCTTTAAGCAAAACTTTTACTGATGAACTATTATGGGCGCATTATGCTAATAGCCATTATGGCTTTTGTATTGAATATGATTTAGATAAATTGTGCGACTTTGAAAGTACTAAATATTCTATTTTTGATGTCATATATCAAAATAAGCCACCGGCAATGAATGTTGACAGCATGTTTGCCTCAGAAAATCAAAACAAGACTCTCCAAAAATTAACAAGTGTAAAATCTAAGAGATGGCAGTATGAAGAAGAAATCAGAATTATCACTCCAAGTGAGGGTAAACAGTATTACGATTTCAGAGCTGTAAGGTCTATTTATTTTGGTTTGCGAATGGAAAAGAAAAATATACGGTTGATTATGGAAACCCTTCAAGGAAGGGGAATTAAATATTTCCAAATGCAATTGAAAGCCAATTCATATGAGTTGACACATCAACCCATTGATGATTTATATCCTACAAAACAAAAATACAAATATTCAATTTCCCCTATAGATGAACATGCTATTGATGTGCAAAGCTTAGATGAGAAATGGAGTAAATATAAGCCTTACTTATTTAAATTGGCAGAGATAGCTAGAAGAGAACCATACTGCCAAGAGGTCACTATGGTTGCTCTAGATACTACACAAAGTACAATTGATAATCCTATTTTCTTTGCACAATTTAAGAGAAAGGAGTACAGGCATAAGAACATATATTTAACTATTAAGGAGATAGATGATATTTTTGCGCTAATCGATGATTTGGATGAGAATTACTGCAGCATCCACCCTAAAGCTTAA
- a CDS encoding DinI-like family protein, which produces MPRIEILFDKESKQKPSDKTRNALQEQIIKRIGDRFGPLSLRVAMSSSQSLTISGTKTDDEKEEIGQILEEIWQDDSWVSA; this is translated from the coding sequence ATGCCACGCATTGAAATTCTCTTTGATAAAGAATCAAAGCAAAAGCCTTCTGACAAAACTCGCAACGCCCTGCAGGAACAAATTATAAAAAGGATTGGTGACCGGTTTGGTCCATTGAGTTTACGTGTCGCTATGAGTTCCTCACAATCACTAACTATTAGCGGCACTAAAACAGATGATGAGAAAGAAGAGATAGGTCAAATTTTGGAAGAGATTTGGCAGGATGATTCGTGGGTGTCCGCATGA
- a CDS encoding phosphoethanolamine transferase, giving the protein MRFALQNLKKINILNFCILLFFVCLSHLALGYEFKAIYAFAVFLLLLAVNTNKFIYLTSVFLLAFIAAIYYPTAMLYGEPSFNIATAMLYTDRKESLEFVSNIPYYYYAVSFLILLLGYASIRFRFEISNKFRLIFISIFSIIFLQAPIKTAISDHHFSLLDTGIPEVKFLKQSVAAISSTIEEHKRISEMLAKDDDYPKLTSAGEYDTYVIVIGESVRKDLLHSYGFELENTPFLDKVNGKIFTNYISAAPSTVPSLTHTISEHVKIQNNIITLAKKAGFYTYWISNQGSISGADTPIASIGKRADNPIFIKKGSFTSNENDNELIPYIDTAIKQQVKGKKLIVVHLMGSHTPACERTNNEYDDFYLSNRVSCYVKSVKNTDRLLRTIYNDLKLSNERWSMMYFADHGVSFSNRDMPSKLDLIHGDEYKENYAVPFFLTSYNDVNREFITARISGMNFLSLYSEWLGISLYKKANCQFISNQDCKFSNSVLNFKNNVVSFDKLPNDIIPHH; this is encoded by the coding sequence ATGCGCTTTGCGTTACAAAATTTAAAGAAGATTAACATTCTAAATTTCTGTATTTTATTATTTTTTGTTTGTTTGTCGCATCTTGCCCTCGGGTATGAATTTAAGGCTATTTACGCATTCGCGGTGTTTTTATTATTGCTTGCCGTAAATACCAATAAATTTATATACTTAACATCAGTGTTCCTTTTGGCATTTATCGCTGCAATTTATTACCCAACGGCTATGTTATACGGGGAGCCAAGCTTCAATATCGCAACAGCAATGTTATATACCGATAGAAAAGAATCATTAGAATTCGTTTCTAATATCCCATATTACTATTATGCAGTGTCATTCCTCATATTATTGCTTGGTTATGCTTCAATCCGCTTCAGATTTGAAATTTCAAATAAATTTCGATTAATTTTCATTTCAATTTTTTCTATTATTTTCCTTCAAGCGCCTATAAAAACAGCCATTAGCGATCATCATTTTTCTTTATTAGATACAGGCATTCCGGAAGTTAAATTTTTAAAGCAGTCTGTAGCAGCCATTTCATCAACAATTGAAGAACACAAGCGCATTAGTGAAATGCTAGCTAAAGATGATGATTACCCAAAATTAACCAGCGCTGGAGAGTATGATACTTATGTTATTGTTATCGGCGAAAGTGTTAGAAAAGACTTGCTACATTCCTATGGATTTGAATTAGAGAACACCCCGTTTTTAGATAAAGTAAATGGGAAAATTTTCACTAATTATATATCAGCTGCACCATCCACAGTTCCGTCTTTAACACACACCATTTCAGAGCATGTGAAAATTCAGAACAACATCATTACCCTCGCTAAAAAAGCCGGTTTTTATACCTATTGGATCTCGAACCAAGGCTCCATCAGTGGTGCAGATACTCCTATTGCCAGCATAGGAAAGCGAGCAGATAACCCAATTTTTATCAAAAAAGGTTCTTTCACATCTAATGAAAATGATAACGAACTTATCCCTTATATTGATACAGCTATTAAGCAACAAGTGAAAGGTAAAAAGCTGATCGTTGTTCATTTAATGGGAAGCCACACGCCAGCCTGTGAAAGAACAAACAATGAGTATGATGATTTCTATCTTAGTAACCGAGTTTCTTGCTATGTTAAATCAGTGAAGAATACAGATCGCTTACTGCGCACCATTTACAATGATTTGAAGTTAAGCAATGAACGATGGTCTATGATGTATTTTGCCGATCACGGTGTCTCTTTCTCAAATAGAGACATGCCATCTAAACTCGATTTAATTCACGGGGATGAATATAAAGAAAACTACGCGGTTCCTTTTTTTCTTACATCTTATAATGATGTAAATAGAGAGTTCATTACCGCACGAATCAGTGGCATGAACTTTCTTTCTCTCTACTCTGAGTGGCTTGGTATTAGTTTGTATAAAAAAGCTAACTGTCAATTTATCTCAAATCAAGACTGCAAATTTAGCAATAGCGTTTTAAATTTTAAAAATAATGTAGTCAGTTTTGATAAATTACCTAATGATATAATTCCTCATCATTAA
- a CDS encoding phage baseplate protein codes for MSVIKKPDLKIFAQDAKTGEIESFPDILRGWGITLERTAGKPPLEWFNAIGKRVDEWLMYLTQRGVAEWDASLSYPKTAIVQFNSIVYVSVKETKGEQPDKSQASWSTLGLFLGLDKYSTTAAMNLELNKKFDKANISVTKGNDNDNVPSLGLFTAEIGKLQPKGNYQPAGDYATNTALTNGLNTKLNTSNVAQGTGSSTANVMSQKAVTDALQNAVNLNTIYPVGIVVWFAQNINPNNLFPNTKWQYIGENKTIRLASSSGNNVLSTGGSDSITLNASQMPVHNHSFSGTTASAGGHTHSRGTMNITGAFALGGGKSEGEAPGFVEGAFSKTTRTLKVNTASGTVNSSVSQVNLDASKTWSGDTSNSGAHTHTVTGTIGNAGSGSAITVTNAYIMLMGWYRIS; via the coding sequence ATGTCAGTAATTAAAAAACCAGACTTAAAAATATTTGCTCAGGATGCCAAAACTGGCGAAATCGAATCATTCCCTGACATCTTACGCGGATGGGGTATCACTTTAGAGAGAACAGCGGGCAAGCCACCATTGGAATGGTTCAATGCTATCGGTAAGCGCGTCGATGAATGGTTGATGTATTTAACTCAACGCGGCGTGGCCGAGTGGGATGCATCGCTCTCATACCCAAAAACTGCCATTGTTCAATTTAATAGCATTGTTTATGTATCAGTTAAAGAAACTAAAGGTGAGCAACCAGATAAATCACAGGCGTCATGGTCAACACTTGGACTCTTTCTTGGTCTAGATAAGTATTCAACTACTGCTGCAATGAACTTAGAACTTAACAAAAAGTTCGACAAAGCTAACATTTCGGTCACGAAGGGCAATGATAATGACAACGTGCCTAGCCTGGGTTTGTTTACGGCTGAAATTGGAAAATTACAGCCGAAAGGGAATTATCAACCAGCTGGTGATTATGCAACTAATACTGCACTAACCAACGGATTAAATACAAAACTCAATACAAGTAATGTAGCTCAGGGAACAGGGAGTTCAACAGCCAATGTAATGAGTCAGAAAGCGGTTACCGATGCCTTACAAAATGCCGTTAATCTCAATACTATCTACCCTGTTGGTATCGTAGTTTGGTTTGCTCAAAATATAAACCCTAATAATTTGTTTCCTAATACTAAATGGCAATATATTGGTGAAAATAAAACCATTCGGTTAGCTTCGTCGAGTGGTAACAATGTCTTATCTACAGGTGGATCTGACTCGATAACTTTAAATGCATCTCAAATGCCAGTACACAACCATAGTTTCTCAGGCACGACTGCTTCCGCTGGAGGTCACACGCATTCGCGAGGTACGATGAACATAACTGGTGCATTTGCATTAGGTGGTGGAAAGTCAGAAGGTGAAGCCCCCGGATTTGTGGAAGGTGCATTTAGTAAAACTACACGTACATTAAAAGTGAATACTGCGTCTGGCACAGTGAATAGTTCTGTTTCGCAAGTTAATTTAGATGCGTCTAAAACGTGGAGTGGAGATACTTCAAATAGCGGGGCTCATACACATACGGTAACAGGAACGATTGGCAACGCTGGTAGTGGCTCGGCGATAACAGTAACTAACGCATATATCATGTTAATGGGATGGTATAGAATTAGTTAA
- a CDS encoding DUF2612 domain-containing protein, producing the protein MSKQREDFLIWQYRGKPKARQTVGLLLSETKKTFESVIQLSTVLDVEKSSGYGLDLIGKHVGITRIMKSFIPKDYFGFLGIDGALGFNVGVFYRYGDSLKESSKLDDDDYRFFIRAKITKNYQHPTIENITYSVRTLLGEQTFIIDNYDMTMNIVVPADYLTPFRLHAIKNLDILVRPIGVNYKYLVITDSHPFGFSHDPYAFGFGDGKFTRLMNVSN; encoded by the coding sequence GGCCCGACAAACAGTCGGGCTTTTGCTATCTGAAACTAAGAAAACCTTTGAATCCGTCATCCAACTATCAACGGTATTAGATGTTGAAAAGTCGTCAGGATATGGGCTGGATCTGATAGGTAAGCATGTCGGTATCACTCGCATAATGAAGTCATTCATCCCAAAGGACTATTTTGGATTCCTAGGTATCGATGGTGCGCTTGGGTTTAATGTTGGTGTTTTTTACCGATATGGTGATTCGTTAAAAGAGTCATCAAAACTGGATGATGACGATTACCGTTTTTTTATTCGAGCGAAAATCACTAAGAATTACCAACATCCGACAATAGAAAATATCACATATTCAGTAAGAACTCTGTTAGGCGAGCAGACGTTTATCATTGATAACTACGACATGACGATGAATATCGTTGTTCCTGCAGATTACTTAACGCCATTCCGACTTCACGCCATCAAAAACTTAGACATCTTAGTCAGACCGATTGGCGTTAATTATAAATATTTAGTTATCACAGACTCTCACCCATTTGGATTCAGTCATGATCCCTATGCGTTCGGATTTGGTGATGGAAAATTTACGAGGCTCATGAATGTCAGTAATTAA